The following proteins are encoded in a genomic region of Pyrus communis chromosome 11, drPyrComm1.1, whole genome shotgun sequence:
- the LOC137749404 gene encoding transcription factor bHLH162-like yields the protein MNNNQASQSSSTKVERRVVEKNRRNHLKLLYSKLYSLLPNQNPKEPLSVNEQIDEAINYIKSKESKLQKAKEKKESLTGTRKRSNATAFVNVESMEPKTLNIESVRSTKAPQIQIHETGSTVEVVLTSGLDNHQFIFYEIIRILDEEQADVVHASFSTLGDTIFHVVRAEVDKSMLDFGAARITEKLNRFVNGSISDQELRQDCFWDFKFEPAAIIGDQV from the exons ATGAATAACAACCAAGCAAGTCAATCTTCTTCAACCAAAGTTGAAAGGAGGGTTGTAGAGAAGAACAGGAGAAATCATTTGAAACTTCTTTACTCCAAGCTCTACTCTCTTCTCCCTAACCAAAATCCtaag GAGCCACTGAGTGTGAACGAACAAATAGATGAGGCCATCAACTACATAAAAAGCAAAGAGTCGAAGCTGCAGAAAGcaaaggagaagaaagagagctTAACGGGCACTAGAAAAAGATCAAATGCTACAGCATTCGTAAACGTTGAGAGCATGGAACCGAAAACCTTAAACATTGAGAGCGTAAGGAGCACAAAAGCACcccaaatccaaatccatgAGACAGGATCCACAGTTGAGGTAGTGCTGACCAGTGGCTTAGACAATCATCAGTTCATCTTCTACGAAATTATTCGTATACTTGACGAAGAACAGGCGGACGTCGTGCATGCTAGCTTTTCAACTTTGGGAGACACTATATTTCATGTAGTACGCGCAGAGG TGGACAAGTCTATGTTGGATTTTGGGGCTGCTAGAATAACTGAAAAGCTTAATAGATTTGTGAATGGATCCATCAGCGACCAAGAATTACGGCAAGATTGCTTTTGGGACTTCAAATTCGAGCCTGCGGCAATAATAGGGGATCAGGTCTGA